One Halichondria panicea chromosome 3, odHalPani1.1, whole genome shotgun sequence genomic region harbors:
- the LOC135332843 gene encoding ubiquitin carboxyl-terminal hydrolase 5-like, with protein sequence MALVQLDNGVKVLPSGWKCSMCDLTSNLWMNLTDGTILCGRKYFDGSGGNNHAVNYYADTRYPLAVKLGTITPDGGDVYSYDEDDMVLDPLLSQHLAHFGIDITSMTKTDATMTELEIDMNMCIGEWSIIQESGKTLVPRYGPGYTGMRNLGNSCYLNSVMQVMFSLPEFKQRYFDNAGTIFQNSPANPTSDFDCQLSKLAVGLLSGQYSREPPSEEAPSNKETKPPKEQEGIPPMMFKALIGRDHPEFSTMRQQDAQEFYLHLLASIDKNQRTKPGTLNAVDSFRFQTEERIECVASGKVRYSLREDNLLPLPVPLDTATNEAEVAAWEVKKKELEANKQRINPNDIVRAKVPFTACLERFALAHEISDFYSTAVGGKGLAKKTSRFTSFPDYLMIQMVKFTFAEDWVPKKIDVLVDAPDTLDLSHLRGCGLQPGEVELPDGGDAPANQQEEKPVEIDEGVVMQLVSMGFDLEGCKRGVFNTQNQGVEPAMNWILEHMGDPDFAAPFEPPKPQSKTSAGPPVSEDSIVIVMSLGFTREQAIKALKATDGNVERAADWVFSHMTELAAMEVDQPSEVGPTYHDGPGKYELTAFISHMGTSTMRGHYVCHIKKDGKWIIFNDAKVAESAAPPRELAYLYLYKRVGTS encoded by the exons ATGGCCCTGGTTCAGTTGGACAATGGAGTCAAAGTGCTACCAAG TGGATGGAAGTGTTCTATGTGTGACCTGACCTCTAACCTCTGGATGAACCTCACTGACGGTACCATACTCTGTGGACGAAAATACTTTGATG GATCTGGGGGTAACAATCACGCTGTAAATTACTACGCTGATACCCGGTACCCCCTGGCGGTGAAACTAGGGACCATCACACCTGACGGAGGGGACGTGTACTCTTATGATGAGGACGATATGGTACTCGACCCTCTGTTGAGTCAGCACCTTGCTCACTTTGGCATTGACATCACCAGCATGACCAAG ACTGATGCCACCATGACTGAGCTGGAGATTGACATGAACATGTGTATTGGGGAGTGGTCCATTATTCAGGAGTCTGGCAAAACCCTTGTCCCTCGATATGGTCCAGGGTACACGGGGATGCGTAACCTTGGCAACAGCTGCTATCTGAACTCAGTCATGCAGGTCATGTTCTCTCTGCCAGAGTTCAAGCAAAG GTATTTCGATAATGCTGGTACCATCTTCCAAAACTCTCCTGCCAACCCAACCTCTGACTTCGACTGTCAATT GAGTAAACTAGCAGTGGGGTTGTTGTCAGGTCAGTACTCTCGAGAGCCCCCGTCAGAAGAGGCGCCAAGTAATAAGGAAACAAAGCCGCCCAAG GAGCAAGAGGGAATTCCCCCAATGATGTTCAAGGCTCTGATTGGTCGAGACCACCCTGAGTTCAGTACTATGAGGCAACAG gatGCTCAGGAGTTCTATCTTCACCTGCTGGCATCAATTGACAAGAATCAACGTACCAAACCTGGGACTCTGAATGCAGTGGACTCATTCCGGTTCCAGACTGAGGAACGAATCGAGTGTGTAGCCTCAGGGAAGGTCCGCTACTCCCTGAGAGAGGACAACCTCCTTCCCCTGCCCGTACCTCTGGACACAGCCACTAACGAAG CTGAAGTGGCTGCCTGGGAGGTTAAGAAGAAAGAATTAGAAGCAAACAAGCAGAGAAT CAATCCTAATGACATTGTTCGAGCCAAGGTACCATTCACTGCGTGTCTAGAGAGGTTTGCACTAGCTCATGAGATTTCGGACTTCTACAGTACAGCAGTTGGTGGGAAAGGCCTGGCAAAAAA GACCTCGCGGTTCACCTCATTTCCAGACTACCTCATGATACAGATGGTCAAGTTCACTTTTGCCGAGGACTGGGTTCCAAAGAAAATAG ATGTGCTTGTTGATGCTCCCGACACTCTGGATTTGTCTCACttgagagggtgtggtctacAGCCCGGAGAGGTGGAGCTCCCTGATGGTGGGGATGCCCCTGCCAATCAACAAGAGGAGAAACCCG TTGAAATtgatgagggggtggtgatGCAGCTGGTGTCCATGGGCTTTGACCTAGAGGGGTGCAAGAGAGGCGTCTTTAACACCCAAAACCAAG gtgTTGAGCCAGCTATGAATTGGATATTGGAACACATGGGAGACCCAG ATTTTGCTGCCCCATTTGAGCCTCCAAAGCCACAGTCCAAGACCTCCGCCGGCCCACCCGTCAGTGAAGACAGTATTGTCATAGTAATGAGCTTGGGATTCACCAGAGAGCAAGCCATCAAAGCACTGAAAGCAACT GATGGTAATGTGGAGAGAGCGGCTGATTGGGTGtttagtcacatgactgagcTGGCAGCTATGGAGGTGGATCAGCCGTCAGAGGTGGGACCAACCTATCACGATGGACCAGGAA AATACGAGCTGACGGCCTTCATCAGTCACATGGGCACCTCCACCATGCGTGGCCATTACGTCTGTCACATCAAGAAAGATGGCAAGTGGATCATCTTCAACGATGCTAAAGTTGCCGAGTCAGCTGCTCCCCCCAGAGAATTGGCCTACCTCTATCTGTACAAAAGAGTTGGAACCTCATAA
- the LOC135332830 gene encoding uncharacterized protein LOC135332830 isoform X2, translating into MAGKANIGPTHIPTPAPPIHVALSNDSLTLSVCVKESGMVKIYFYDTRALANKGKQMESFCSIALSTEKDARLLDLQWNPGSSFPNLLLVVVSTGVVSLLEITNKVIVLVRRAGLQANCVCWSLKGKQLALGMKNGDVVQCTAKAFEEKRRYPQPPNMILGKLMQVADLCWLTAFEFAVTYIPQDLSTDNVFMAFLSTPKDQPLSYTCADDPYGYYGVDSSKKNVDKFHFAHMQQWGVLITCSNNSVDTPCFGQEGGAHGVTRGNSDYYHRPWWQWGLDEGGRVESPLDNDNNDTHSVGVAIDYTSQEVIPMSHTILLPCSPLFLSLTDRGVLCPYIIVNTGCSPDKIAKLMSPPKPLPNSSVRHQVSASAPLPSKAALPLLLKGFTQGSAPPMATPGQPNTSPKSTPPNLTGPTTGSSPSTLINSAGAQKPLFGIAKIGQPKPSFALGGGRVLNVGRPNLLPGQTAGPVTSGTSSLLTSGGLFSNTSSVPTSKPGEVSFSNPAANTGGLSLGRQQQNTNFIYPISGVYPNNQGGGVLFPLSAKPGQLQPFSGATKLTRPSAPSISGQPLFTSLGIGSGFSGLRTSAPAPSNAPNVTPTTVVNTSTPVLGSTVPRLGCTVPPSLGVAPPITTTPSGLGQKPPIVGLYQPQSTYMYTRTAKLAEAPDTGDLPMTTGPMMSTLPIKITPSNKPYSTGGIPNTMAERVTTKEVLKKLDAQLKCSLCLDTFKQPKLLPCFHVFCKSPCLEKLVTQNGRSLTCPTCRHIVPLSERGVAGLQSDFHIDHLFEIQDAFNKADDTNCGNCEDGNATGYCNDCGDFLCDKCQAAHKLMKYLRNHKLISLDELKAQVTSLVPPKKAVPHCPKHSENALKIYCDTCSTLICMDCTIRLHKDHNYDLVADVLTKHKEELVSSLKPVKEKLDSVQRALKDFDTRAKAIHDQRAAIEANIHKEIDGQHRLLDQRRAELMGELDMLTQQKLKDLAAQRDQVENTQVKLTSCLEYAEGGLKTGTDGEVLEMKSSILKRVKQISTEFKSNAIQPETKADIELITKGKKPLQQAYRDLLEIEQCGSFSFENSHMAGDGLKGATTGETKTVSFQAMTKNNKKFNDKLNLKAELVHIESKNKSKCEVIEQQHGQHKINYRPMKRGKHELHITVNGDAVRGSPFPIAVAPSPQSFIKPSRVVRGVNSPRGTVSNSKGQLVVVEGATVSVLTQEGKKIRTFGQLSNAHHGVTVDKDNNIYVMDRSNHRVNKFSSDGEFVAAVGSQGSDNLQFNSPLGICYNRTDNNLYVTDQSNHRIQVLSTDLTFIRCFGTTGNGNGQLRNPLYASFDSTNNLYVTDRGNNRVQVFTAEGQFLRTFSQKANGQKLSLPWAIAIDSSDTVYVSENGPHHVSVFTSQGAYITTLGGPGKEEGQFNSIYGLSIDRNDSVVVSDQANGRLQIL; encoded by the exons ATGG CTGGCAAAGCTAACATAGGGCCCACTCACATCCCCACTCCTGCCCCTCCCATCCATGTGGCTCTCTCCAATGACAGTCTCActctgtcagtgtgtgtgaaggAAAGTGGAATGGTGAAGATCTACTTTTATGATACCAGGGCACTGGCCAATAAG GGGAAGCAAATGGAATCTTTTTGCAGCATCGCTCTTTCTACAGAAAAAG ATGCAAGGCTGTTGGACCTTCAGTGGAACCCTGGCTCTAGCTTCCCAAACCTACTTCTGGTGGTGGTCTCCACTGGAGTGGTGAGTCTGCTCGAGATCACTAACAAGGTTATCGTGTTGGTGAGGAGGGCTGGACTGCAAGCCAACTGTG TTTGCTGGAGTCTCAAGGGAAAACAACTTGCACTCGGCATGAAGAACGGAGATGTGGTTCAATGTACTGCTAAG GCCTTTGAGGAGAAGCGTCGCTATCCTCAGCCCCCTAACATGATTTTAGGGAAACTAATGCAAGTGGCTGACCTCTGTTGGCTAACAGCGTTTGAGTTCGCAGTGACCTACATACCTCAGGACCTGAGTACTGACAACGTATTCATGGCTTTCCTGTCCACACCA AAAGACCAGCCTCTTAGTTACACATGTGCTGATGACCCGTATGGTTACTATGGTGTCGATTCCAGCAAGAAGAATGTGGACAAGTTTCACTTTGCTCACATGCAGCAATG GGGTGTCCTAATCACCTGCTCTAACAACTCAGTGGACACACCTTGTTTTGGCCAAGAGGGGGGTGCTCACGGAGTGACAAGGGGCAATTCAGATTACTACCACAGGCCCTGGTGGCAGTGGGGCCTAGATGAAGGTGGGAGGGTCGAGTCTCCTCTCGATAACGACAATAATGACACGCACTCAGTGGGCGTGGCTATTGACTACACATCCCAGGAAGTGATCCCTATGA GTCACACCATACTCTTACCATGTTCCCCACTCTTTCTCTCCCTCACTGATAGAGGAGTGCTGTGCCCCTATATTATTGTCAACACGGGTTGTTCCCCTGACAAAATCGCTAAACTGATGTCCCCACCAAAGCCGCTACCAAACTCTTCTGTTAGACACCAAGTATCTGCTTCAGCCCCACTGCCATCCAAGGCAGCTCTCCCATTATTGCTTAAAGGCTTTACTCAAGGGTCTGCTCCACCAATGGCCACTCCAGGTCAACCTAACACTAGCCCGAAGAGCACTCCTCCAAACTTGACAGGACCTACTACTGGATCAAGCCCCAGTACTCTAATAAATAGTGCTGGTGCTCAGAAGCCGTTGTTCGGTATTGCGAAAATTGGACAGCCTAAACCATCTTTTGCTCTGGGAGGTGGGAGAGTATTAAATGTTGGACGACCCAACCTCTTGCCTGGACAAACAGCTGGGCCTGTTACCAGTGGAACTTCTTCCCTTCTTACTTCTGGTGGTCTCTTTTCGAATACCTCCAGTGTACCTACTTCCAAACCTGGTGAAGTTTCTTTTAGCAACCCTGCAGCAAACACTGGGGGTCTATCTCTTGGCAGGCAGCAACAAAATACAAATTTTATTTATCCCATCTCAGGCGTTTATCCGAACAACCAAGGTGGTGGCGTTCTCTTTCCACTCTCTGCTAAGCCTGGCCAGCTCCAACCCTTCTCTGGTGCAACCAAATTAACTAGACCCTCAGCACCTTCTATAAGTGGGCAACCCTTATTTACCTCTTTGGGCATTGGATCTGGATTTTCTGGCCTCAGGACTTCAGCACCTGCTCCTAGTAATGCTCCCAACGTAACACCTACTACTGTTGTCAATACATCCACACCTGTTCTTGGATCCACTGTGCCCCGTCTCGGATGCACTGTGCCGCCTTCATTGGGAGTAGCTCCTCCTATCACTACAACTCCATCAGGGCTAGGACAGAAGCCGCCAATTGTAGGACTGTATCAACCGcaaagtacatacatgtacacacgtacaGCCAAGTTAGCTGAGGCTCCAGATACTGGTGATCTGCCAATGACAACTGGGCCTATGATGTCTACCTTACCTATAAAG ATAACGCCAAGTAACAAACCTTACAGCACTGGAGGAATTCCCAACACCATGGCCGAGAGAGTGACTACGAAAGAAGTTCTCAAGAAACTCGATGCTCAACTCAAATGCTCCCTTTGTCTCGACACTTTCAAGCAACCGAAACTCTTGCCTTGTTTTCATGTGTTTTGCAAGTCCCCGTGTCTGGAGAAACTAGTGACCCAGAATGGACGCTCCCTCACTTGTCCCACCTGTCGACACATTGTCCCACTGTCAGAGAGGGGGGTGGCTGGACTGCAATCAGACTTCCACATCGATCACTTGTTTGAGATACAAGATGCTTTCAACAAGGCTGATGATACGAACTGTGGCAACTGTGAAGATGGCAATGCCACTGGGTACTGTAACGACTGTGGGGACTTTTTGTGTGACAAGTGTCAAGCTGCTCATAAACTAATGAAATATCTACGAAATCATAAACTAATTTCGCTGGATGAACTCAAAGCTCAAGTGACTAGCCTGGTTCCCCCCAAGAAGGCCGTCCCCCATTGTCCCAAACACTCAGAGAATGCCCTTAAGATATACTGCGATACCTGCTccactctcatttgcatggacTGCACCATTCGTCTCCATAAAGACCACAACTACGACTTGGTGGCTGATGTGCTGACCAAGCACAAGGAAGAACTTGTCTCCAGTCTCAAACCAGTCAAAGAGAAGTTGGACAGTGTACAACGAGCTCTGAAGGACTTTGACACAAGAGCCAAGGCAATTCATGATCAGAGGGCCGCGATTGAAGCCAACATCCACAAAGAGATTGACGGACAGCATCGATTGTTGGACCAACGAAGGGCAGAGCTTATGGGAGAGCTAGATATGCTGACTCAACAGAAGCTGAAAGATCTGGCAGCACAGAGGGACCAAGTGGAGAACACTCAGGTGAAACTGACCAGCTGTCTGGAGTACGCTGAGGGGGGTCTCAAAACAGGTACAGACGGCGAAGTACTCGAAATGAAATCTTCCATTCTCAAAAGAGTCAAACAAATTTCTACTGAATTCAAATCAAATGCTATTCAGCCAGAGACAAAGGCTGACATAGAACTGATCACTAAAGGAAAAAAACCTCTCCAACAAGCTTATCGAGATTTGCTAGAGATTGAACAGTGTGGATCATTCAGCTTCGAGAACAGCCACATGGCAGGAGATGGTCTGAAAGGAGCTACAActggagaaacaaaaactgtATCATTTCAAGCAATGACCAAGAACAATAAGAAATTCAATGACAAACTCAATCTAAAAGCTGAACTTGTGCATATCGAAAGCAAAAATAAAAGTAAATGTGAAGTGATCGAGCAACAACATGGCCAACACAAGATCAACTATCGCCCTATGAAACGAGGAAAGCATGAACTACACATCACTGTCAATGGGGATGCAGTACGAGGCAGTCCATTCCCAATAGCTGTAGCCCcatcaccacagagcttcatcAAGCCTTCCCGAGTTGTACGAGGTGTGAACAGCCCACGAGGCACTGTCTCCAACAGTAAGGGACAGTTAGTTGTTGTTGAAGGAGCTACTGTCTCTGTATTGACACAGGAGGGTAAGAAGATACGAACGTTTGGACAGCTCAGTAATGCACATCATGGAGTGACTGTGGACAAAGACAACAACATCTATGTAATGGATCGTAGTAATCATCGTGTGAATAAGTTTTCATCCGACGGAGAGTTTGTGGCAGCTGTTGGTAGTCAAGGCAGTGATAACCTTCAGTTTAATAGCCCACTAGGTATTTGTTATAACAGAACAGACAACAACCTGTATGTGACTGATCAGAGTAACCACAGAATACAAGTGCTCTCTACCGATCTGACGTTCATACGATGTTTCGGTACAACTGGAAATGGGAACGGACAATTACGAAACCCATTATATGCATCATTTGATAGTACCAACAACCTCTATGTGACTGATCGTGGTAACAATCGAGTACAAGTCTTCACTGCTGAAGGTCAATTCCTGAGAACCTTCTCACAAAAAGCCAATGGTCAGAAGCTGAGCTTACCCTGGGCCATTGCCATCGACAGCAGTGACACAGTGTACGTCAGTGAGAATGGACCGCatcatgtgagtgtgttcaCATCTCAGGGAGCCTACATCACCACGTTAGGTGGACCAGGAAAGGAAGAGGGACAGTTTAATAGCATTTATGGACTCTCTATTGATCGCAATGACTCTGTTGTTGTGTCCGATCAAGCCAACGGGCGACTGCAGATATTGTAA
- the LOC135332830 gene encoding uncharacterized protein LOC135332830 isoform X1, with protein MAAKDEFQWAADEDIQDFRFMELRKIHFGDSGVEGCKDQRFSLLCTSNRFGFTFVGCKTGLYAFRTALLYKVDKDASIGKRNVMAGKANIGPTHIPTPAPPIHVALSNDSLTLSVCVKESGMVKIYFYDTRALANKGKQMESFCSIALSTEKDARLLDLQWNPGSSFPNLLLVVVSTGVVSLLEITNKVIVLVRRAGLQANCVCWSLKGKQLALGMKNGDVVQCTAKAFEEKRRYPQPPNMILGKLMQVADLCWLTAFEFAVTYIPQDLSTDNVFMAFLSTPKDQPLSYTCADDPYGYYGVDSSKKNVDKFHFAHMQQWGVLITCSNNSVDTPCFGQEGGAHGVTRGNSDYYHRPWWQWGLDEGGRVESPLDNDNNDTHSVGVAIDYTSQEVIPMSHTILLPCSPLFLSLTDRGVLCPYIIVNTGCSPDKIAKLMSPPKPLPNSSVRHQVSASAPLPSKAALPLLLKGFTQGSAPPMATPGQPNTSPKSTPPNLTGPTTGSSPSTLINSAGAQKPLFGIAKIGQPKPSFALGGGRVLNVGRPNLLPGQTAGPVTSGTSSLLTSGGLFSNTSSVPTSKPGEVSFSNPAANTGGLSLGRQQQNTNFIYPISGVYPNNQGGGVLFPLSAKPGQLQPFSGATKLTRPSAPSISGQPLFTSLGIGSGFSGLRTSAPAPSNAPNVTPTTVVNTSTPVLGSTVPRLGCTVPPSLGVAPPITTTPSGLGQKPPIVGLYQPQSTYMYTRTAKLAEAPDTGDLPMTTGPMMSTLPIKITPSNKPYSTGGIPNTMAERVTTKEVLKKLDAQLKCSLCLDTFKQPKLLPCFHVFCKSPCLEKLVTQNGRSLTCPTCRHIVPLSERGVAGLQSDFHIDHLFEIQDAFNKADDTNCGNCEDGNATGYCNDCGDFLCDKCQAAHKLMKYLRNHKLISLDELKAQVTSLVPPKKAVPHCPKHSENALKIYCDTCSTLICMDCTIRLHKDHNYDLVADVLTKHKEELVSSLKPVKEKLDSVQRALKDFDTRAKAIHDQRAAIEANIHKEIDGQHRLLDQRRAELMGELDMLTQQKLKDLAAQRDQVENTQVKLTSCLEYAEGGLKTGTDGEVLEMKSSILKRVKQISTEFKSNAIQPETKADIELITKGKKPLQQAYRDLLEIEQCGSFSFENSHMAGDGLKGATTGETKTVSFQAMTKNNKKFNDKLNLKAELVHIESKNKSKCEVIEQQHGQHKINYRPMKRGKHELHITVNGDAVRGSPFPIAVAPSPQSFIKPSRVVRGVNSPRGTVSNSKGQLVVVEGATVSVLTQEGKKIRTFGQLSNAHHGVTVDKDNNIYVMDRSNHRVNKFSSDGEFVAAVGSQGSDNLQFNSPLGICYNRTDNNLYVTDQSNHRIQVLSTDLTFIRCFGTTGNGNGQLRNPLYASFDSTNNLYVTDRGNNRVQVFTAEGQFLRTFSQKANGQKLSLPWAIAIDSSDTVYVSENGPHHVSVFTSQGAYITTLGGPGKEEGQFNSIYGLSIDRNDSVVVSDQANGRLQIL; from the exons ATGGCTGCCAAGGATGAGTTTCAGTGGGCAGCCGATGAAGATATTCAG GATTTTCGTTTCATGGAACTTCGCAAGATTCACTTTGGTGATTCTGGAGTAGAGGGTTGCAAAGACCAACGCTTTTCTCTTTTGTGCACTTCAAACCGTTTCGGATTTACCTTTGTCGGCTGCAAAactg GTTTGTACGCTTTCCGAACTGCTCTTCTGTACAAGGTAGACAAAGATGCAAGCATTGGAAAAAGGAATGTGATGG CTGGCAAAGCTAACATAGGGCCCACTCACATCCCCACTCCTGCCCCTCCCATCCATGTGGCTCTCTCCAATGACAGTCTCActctgtcagtgtgtgtgaaggAAAGTGGAATGGTGAAGATCTACTTTTATGATACCAGGGCACTGGCCAATAAG GGGAAGCAAATGGAATCTTTTTGCAGCATCGCTCTTTCTACAGAAAAAG ATGCAAGGCTGTTGGACCTTCAGTGGAACCCTGGCTCTAGCTTCCCAAACCTACTTCTGGTGGTGGTCTCCACTGGAGTGGTGAGTCTGCTCGAGATCACTAACAAGGTTATCGTGTTGGTGAGGAGGGCTGGACTGCAAGCCAACTGTG TTTGCTGGAGTCTCAAGGGAAAACAACTTGCACTCGGCATGAAGAACGGAGATGTGGTTCAATGTACTGCTAAG GCCTTTGAGGAGAAGCGTCGCTATCCTCAGCCCCCTAACATGATTTTAGGGAAACTAATGCAAGTGGCTGACCTCTGTTGGCTAACAGCGTTTGAGTTCGCAGTGACCTACATACCTCAGGACCTGAGTACTGACAACGTATTCATGGCTTTCCTGTCCACACCA AAAGACCAGCCTCTTAGTTACACATGTGCTGATGACCCGTATGGTTACTATGGTGTCGATTCCAGCAAGAAGAATGTGGACAAGTTTCACTTTGCTCACATGCAGCAATG GGGTGTCCTAATCACCTGCTCTAACAACTCAGTGGACACACCTTGTTTTGGCCAAGAGGGGGGTGCTCACGGAGTGACAAGGGGCAATTCAGATTACTACCACAGGCCCTGGTGGCAGTGGGGCCTAGATGAAGGTGGGAGGGTCGAGTCTCCTCTCGATAACGACAATAATGACACGCACTCAGTGGGCGTGGCTATTGACTACACATCCCAGGAAGTGATCCCTATGA GTCACACCATACTCTTACCATGTTCCCCACTCTTTCTCTCCCTCACTGATAGAGGAGTGCTGTGCCCCTATATTATTGTCAACACGGGTTGTTCCCCTGACAAAATCGCTAAACTGATGTCCCCACCAAAGCCGCTACCAAACTCTTCTGTTAGACACCAAGTATCTGCTTCAGCCCCACTGCCATCCAAGGCAGCTCTCCCATTATTGCTTAAAGGCTTTACTCAAGGGTCTGCTCCACCAATGGCCACTCCAGGTCAACCTAACACTAGCCCGAAGAGCACTCCTCCAAACTTGACAGGACCTACTACTGGATCAAGCCCCAGTACTCTAATAAATAGTGCTGGTGCTCAGAAGCCGTTGTTCGGTATTGCGAAAATTGGACAGCCTAAACCATCTTTTGCTCTGGGAGGTGGGAGAGTATTAAATGTTGGACGACCCAACCTCTTGCCTGGACAAACAGCTGGGCCTGTTACCAGTGGAACTTCTTCCCTTCTTACTTCTGGTGGTCTCTTTTCGAATACCTCCAGTGTACCTACTTCCAAACCTGGTGAAGTTTCTTTTAGCAACCCTGCAGCAAACACTGGGGGTCTATCTCTTGGCAGGCAGCAACAAAATACAAATTTTATTTATCCCATCTCAGGCGTTTATCCGAACAACCAAGGTGGTGGCGTTCTCTTTCCACTCTCTGCTAAGCCTGGCCAGCTCCAACCCTTCTCTGGTGCAACCAAATTAACTAGACCCTCAGCACCTTCTATAAGTGGGCAACCCTTATTTACCTCTTTGGGCATTGGATCTGGATTTTCTGGCCTCAGGACTTCAGCACCTGCTCCTAGTAATGCTCCCAACGTAACACCTACTACTGTTGTCAATACATCCACACCTGTTCTTGGATCCACTGTGCCCCGTCTCGGATGCACTGTGCCGCCTTCATTGGGAGTAGCTCCTCCTATCACTACAACTCCATCAGGGCTAGGACAGAAGCCGCCAATTGTAGGACTGTATCAACCGcaaagtacatacatgtacacacgtacaGCCAAGTTAGCTGAGGCTCCAGATACTGGTGATCTGCCAATGACAACTGGGCCTATGATGTCTACCTTACCTATAAAG ATAACGCCAAGTAACAAACCTTACAGCACTGGAGGAATTCCCAACACCATGGCCGAGAGAGTGACTACGAAAGAAGTTCTCAAGAAACTCGATGCTCAACTCAAATGCTCCCTTTGTCTCGACACTTTCAAGCAACCGAAACTCTTGCCTTGTTTTCATGTGTTTTGCAAGTCCCCGTGTCTGGAGAAACTAGTGACCCAGAATGGACGCTCCCTCACTTGTCCCACCTGTCGACACATTGTCCCACTGTCAGAGAGGGGGGTGGCTGGACTGCAATCAGACTTCCACATCGATCACTTGTTTGAGATACAAGATGCTTTCAACAAGGCTGATGATACGAACTGTGGCAACTGTGAAGATGGCAATGCCACTGGGTACTGTAACGACTGTGGGGACTTTTTGTGTGACAAGTGTCAAGCTGCTCATAAACTAATGAAATATCTACGAAATCATAAACTAATTTCGCTGGATGAACTCAAAGCTCAAGTGACTAGCCTGGTTCCCCCCAAGAAGGCCGTCCCCCATTGTCCCAAACACTCAGAGAATGCCCTTAAGATATACTGCGATACCTGCTccactctcatttgcatggacTGCACCATTCGTCTCCATAAAGACCACAACTACGACTTGGTGGCTGATGTGCTGACCAAGCACAAGGAAGAACTTGTCTCCAGTCTCAAACCAGTCAAAGAGAAGTTGGACAGTGTACAACGAGCTCTGAAGGACTTTGACACAAGAGCCAAGGCAATTCATGATCAGAGGGCCGCGATTGAAGCCAACATCCACAAAGAGATTGACGGACAGCATCGATTGTTGGACCAACGAAGGGCAGAGCTTATGGGAGAGCTAGATATGCTGACTCAACAGAAGCTGAAAGATCTGGCAGCACAGAGGGACCAAGTGGAGAACACTCAGGTGAAACTGACCAGCTGTCTGGAGTACGCTGAGGGGGGTCTCAAAACAGGTACAGACGGCGAAGTACTCGAAATGAAATCTTCCATTCTCAAAAGAGTCAAACAAATTTCTACTGAATTCAAATCAAATGCTATTCAGCCAGAGACAAAGGCTGACATAGAACTGATCACTAAAGGAAAAAAACCTCTCCAACAAGCTTATCGAGATTTGCTAGAGATTGAACAGTGTGGATCATTCAGCTTCGAGAACAGCCACATGGCAGGAGATGGTCTGAAAGGAGCTACAActggagaaacaaaaactgtATCATTTCAAGCAATGACCAAGAACAATAAGAAATTCAATGACAAACTCAATCTAAAAGCTGAACTTGTGCATATCGAAAGCAAAAATAAAAGTAAATGTGAAGTGATCGAGCAACAACATGGCCAACACAAGATCAACTATCGCCCTATGAAACGAGGAAAGCATGAACTACACATCACTGTCAATGGGGATGCAGTACGAGGCAGTCCATTCCCAATAGCTGTAGCCCcatcaccacagagcttcatcAAGCCTTCCCGAGTTGTACGAGGTGTGAACAGCCCACGAGGCACTGTCTCCAACAGTAAGGGACAGTTAGTTGTTGTTGAAGGAGCTACTGTCTCTGTATTGACACAGGAGGGTAAGAAGATACGAACGTTTGGACAGCTCAGTAATGCACATCATGGAGTGACTGTGGACAAAGACAACAACATCTATGTAATGGATCGTAGTAATCATCGTGTGAATAAGTTTTCATCCGACGGAGAGTTTGTGGCAGCTGTTGGTAGTCAAGGCAGTGATAACCTTCAGTTTAATAGCCCACTAGGTATTTGTTATAACAGAACAGACAACAACCTGTATGTGACTGATCAGAGTAACCACAGAATACAAGTGCTCTCTACCGATCTGACGTTCATACGATGTTTCGGTACAACTGGAAATGGGAACGGACAATTACGAAACCCATTATATGCATCATTTGATAGTACCAACAACCTCTATGTGACTGATCGTGGTAACAATCGAGTACAAGTCTTCACTGCTGAAGGTCAATTCCTGAGAACCTTCTCACAAAAAGCCAATGGTCAGAAGCTGAGCTTACCCTGGGCCATTGCCATCGACAGCAGTGACACAGTGTACGTCAGTGAGAATGGACCGCatcatgtgagtgtgttcaCATCTCAGGGAGCCTACATCACCACGTTAGGTGGACCAGGAAAGGAAGAGGGACAGTTTAATAGCATTTATGGACTCTCTATTGATCGCAATGACTCTGTTGTTGTGTCCGATCAAGCCAACGGGCGACTGCAGATATTGTAA